In Bordetella genomosp. 10, the genomic window ATGGTCTGCGGGCCGTAGACCGCGTAGCCCGAGGCCACCTGCCTGTTGCCGGGCTGCATGAAGTCCTGTTCGCCCACGGGCTGGCCGGGCTCCTCGTGATGCGCGCGCAGCACCGAGAAGATGGTGCCGATGGACACGTTGACGTCGATGTTCGACGAGCCGTCCAGCGGATCGAACAGCAGCAGGTATTCGCCCTTGGGGTAGCGGTTCGGAATTGGATGGATGGTCTCCATTTCCTCCGACGCCATGGCGGCCAGGTGGCCGCCCCACTCGTTGGCCTCGAGCAGGATTTCGTTGGACATGACGTCCAGCTTCTTCTGCACTTCGCCCTGCACGTTCTCCGTGCCCAGGCTGCCCAGCACGCCGCCCAGCGCGCCCTTGCTGACGGCGTGGCTGATGGCCTTGCACGCGCGCGCCACCACTTCGATCAGCAGGCGCACTTCCGGCACGACCACGCCGTGTTCGCGCTGCTGCTCGATCAGGTATTGGGTGAGGGTTTTTCGTTTCAAGGGAATCTCCAGGATGAATGAAGTCAGGCGGCCAGTTCCAGCGCCTTGGACACGATTTCGTTGACGTTGCGCGAAAGGCCCGCGTGCGCGCGCACCTGCTCCAGCGCGCGCCGCATGGGCTCGCGCAGGGCCGGGGTATAGCGCGCCCAATTGTCCAGGGCGCGGGCCAGCCGGGCGGCGATTTCGGGGTTGAGCGCGTCCAGCGCCAGCACCTGCTCGACCCAGAAGGCGTAGCCGCTGCCGTCGGGCAGATGCAGGCCGCGCGCATTGTTCAGGCAGAACTGGAACACCAGCGCGCGGGCGCGGTTCGGATTGCGCAGCGTGAAGGCGGGGTGGGCCATCAGGCCGCGCACCGTCTCCACCGACGTCGAGCGCGCCGTGGCCTGCAGCGCGAACCACTTGTCGATGACCAGCGGGTCCTGCTGCCATTGCTCGTAGAACTCGCCCAGGGCGCGCGTGGCGTCGTCGGCCAGGCCATGGTTGACCAGCGCGCCCAGGGCGCCGAGACGATCCGTCATGTTGCTGGCCTGCGCGTATTGCTCGTTGGCCCACGCCTGCGCGCGCGCGTCGCCGGCCGCCATCAGGTGGGCCAGCGCCAGGTTCTTCAAGGCGCGCCGGCCCGCCGGCACGGGCGCCGGGCTGTAGGCGCCCGGCGTCTGGTTGTTCTCGAACGCCTCGGCCCAGGCCTGGGCCAGTTGGCGGCCCAGCTCCGCGCGCGTGAAGTCGCGCGCCGCGGCCAGGGCAGGGGGATCGATCTCGGCCATGCGTTCGGCCAGCGTCTTCTCCGACGGCAGCGCCAGCGCGCGGGCGCGGTAGGCCGCGTCCAGCCGCGGATCGGTCAGCAGGGTGCGCCAGGCCTCGACGAACGCCGGCTGCAGGCTCAGCGCCTCGCCGCGCTGGACGTGCGCCGCCAGCGCGAGGATCTGGCGCGTGGCCAGTTCCTGGCCGGCTTCCCAGCGGGCGAAGGGATCCGGGTCGTGCGCCGACAGCAAGGCCAGTTCGTCGTCGCGCCAGGGGTACTCGACGATGACGGGCGCCGAGAATCCGCGCAGCAGCGAGGGCACGGGTTCGCTGGGAATGCCGTCGAACACCCATTGCTGGCGGTCGGTGGTCAGCTCCAGCAGCACGGTGTCGGTGGCCGGCGCGCCGTCCTGCGACAGTGGCAGGGTCTTGCCCGCGCGGTCCAGCAG contains:
- a CDS encoding class 1 fructose-bisphosphatase — its product is MKRKTLTQYLIEQQREHGVVVPEVRLLIEVVARACKAISHAVSKGALGGVLGSLGTENVQGEVQKKLDVMSNEILLEANEWGGHLAAMASEEMETIHPIPNRYPKGEYLLLFDPLDGSSNIDVNVSIGTIFSVLRAHHEEPGQPVGEQDFMQPGNRQVASGYAVYGPQTMLVLTVGNGVAGFTLDREMGSWVLTHEEMRIPEDTKEFAINMSNMRHWAPPVKRYIDDCLAGKTGPRGKDFNMRWVASMVADVHRILTRGGIFMYPWDSREPNKPGKLRLMYEANPMSLLIEQAGGAAIDGSQRILDIQPTQLHQRVSVILGSKNEVETVARYHKEYGQG